A DNA window from Bacteroides cellulosilyticus contains the following coding sequences:
- a CDS encoding GH92 family glycosyl hydrolase: MKNMKSIAKQASAFLLLGMAVCSCTYVLQQQDHASYVNPFIGTGGHGHTYPGAVVPNGMIQPSPDTRIYQWDACSGYYYADSTINGFSHTHLNGTGCGDYGDVLLMPTVGQQSYQAMGTESQQMAYASAFSHENETAEPGYYSVYLDRYRVKAELSATKRAAIHRYTFPKAADAGFILDLDYSLQRQTNEDMVVEVISDTEIRGHKKTVYWAFDQYINFYAKFSKPFTYTLVTDSMALDADGPLLPTAKVLLQFETGENEQVLVKVGVSAVDMDGARKNVEAEIPGWDFDGVKKAARQSWNDYLSKIDIETENADQRTMFYTALYHTGVQPNLFTDADGRYLGMDLKPHQGSVDQPVYTIFSLWDTFRAYHPLMTIIDPDLNEAFIRSLLLKQREGGVFPMWELAGNYTGTMIGYHAASVITDAYMKGARNFDVKEAYQACLRAAEYDTTGIKCPPLVLPHLMPQAKYWKNKIGYVPCDKDNEAVAKALEYAYDDWCISVLAGEQGDAANQQKYAEFGKGYKHYFDPSTRFMRGLDSEGNWRTPFNPRSSNHRSDDYCEGTAWQWTWFVPHDVEGLVELMGGREAFIGKLDSLFTANSALEGELVSADISGLIGQYAHGNEPSHHITHLYNYVGQPYKTQELVDEVLHTLYFNDPNGLSGNEDCGQMSAWYILNAMGFYQVCPGKPVYSIGRPLFDKTTIHLKGGKTFTIVTHNNSRENKYVQKMVLNGKELNAPFFAHQDMIDGGTLELTMGGEPLK; the protein is encoded by the coding sequence ATGAAAAACATGAAATCCATTGCAAAGCAGGCGAGTGCTTTCCTATTACTGGGAATGGCGGTTTGTAGCTGTACATATGTGCTTCAGCAACAAGACCACGCATCCTACGTGAATCCCTTTATCGGTACAGGCGGACATGGACATACATATCCCGGAGCGGTAGTTCCAAACGGGATGATTCAACCCAGCCCTGATACGCGTATTTATCAGTGGGATGCTTGTTCCGGCTATTATTATGCTGACTCCACGATCAACGGTTTCTCACATACCCATCTCAATGGCACCGGCTGTGGTGACTATGGTGACGTATTGCTGATGCCCACCGTAGGACAGCAAAGCTATCAGGCTATGGGGACGGAAAGTCAGCAGATGGCCTATGCTTCCGCATTTTCTCATGAAAATGAAACTGCTGAACCGGGATATTATTCCGTATACTTAGACCGTTATCGGGTCAAAGCAGAACTAAGCGCAACCAAACGTGCCGCTATTCATCGTTATACCTTCCCGAAAGCGGCGGATGCCGGGTTTATTCTCGATTTGGATTATAGTCTGCAACGCCAGACGAATGAGGATATGGTTGTGGAAGTGATCAGTGATACGGAAATCCGCGGACATAAGAAAACCGTATATTGGGCTTTCGACCAATATATTAATTTCTATGCTAAGTTCTCCAAGCCTTTCACCTATACATTAGTGACCGATTCTATGGCATTGGATGCAGACGGTCCGCTGTTGCCCACCGCTAAAGTCTTATTGCAGTTCGAAACCGGAGAAAATGAACAGGTGCTTGTGAAAGTAGGCGTTTCGGCTGTCGATATGGATGGAGCACGCAAGAATGTGGAAGCTGAAATTCCCGGATGGGATTTTGACGGAGTGAAGAAGGCTGCCCGCCAGTCCTGGAATGATTATCTTTCAAAGATAGATATCGAAACAGAAAATGCTGATCAGCGTACTATGTTCTATACTGCACTTTATCATACAGGCGTGCAGCCTAACTTGTTTACAGATGCTGATGGCCGCTATCTGGGTATGGATTTGAAACCTCACCAGGGAAGTGTGGACCAACCTGTTTATACCATCTTTTCTTTGTGGGATACTTTCCGTGCTTATCATCCTTTGATGACCATCATAGATCCGGATTTGAATGAGGCATTTATCCGCTCTCTTCTTCTTAAGCAGCGTGAAGGCGGTGTCTTCCCGATGTGGGAGCTGGCCGGAAACTATACCGGTACGATGATAGGCTATCATGCCGCTTCCGTAATCACGGATGCTTATATGAAAGGTGCCCGTAATTTTGACGTGAAAGAGGCCTATCAGGCTTGTTTGCGTGCTGCCGAATATGATACGACAGGGATAAAGTGCCCTCCTTTGGTATTACCCCATCTGATGCCACAGGCTAAATACTGGAAGAATAAGATTGGGTATGTGCCTTGCGATAAAGATAATGAGGCGGTAGCCAAAGCGCTGGAATACGCATACGATGACTGGTGTATTTCTGTTCTTGCCGGTGAGCAGGGTGATGCGGCCAATCAGCAGAAATATGCCGAGTTTGGAAAAGGATACAAACATTATTTTGATCCTTCCACCCGTTTTATGCGTGGGCTGGACAGTGAGGGTAACTGGCGTACACCTTTCAATCCCCGTTCTTCCAATCACCGCAGTGATGATTATTGTGAAGGAACTGCCTGGCAGTGGACTTGGTTTGTACCTCATGATGTAGAAGGATTAGTGGAATTGATGGGAGGCCGTGAAGCTTTTATAGGTAAACTGGATTCACTGTTTACGGCTAATTCCGCTTTGGAAGGGGAACTGGTATCTGCTGATATTTCAGGGTTGATCGGACAATATGCGCATGGCAATGAGCCGAGTCATCACATTACACATCTTTACAATTATGTAGGACAGCCATACAAAACTCAGGAATTGGTAGATGAAGTTTTGCATACACTTTATTTTAATGATCCGAACGGACTTTCGGGTAACGAGGATTGCGGACAGATGTCTGCTTGGTACATTCTCAATGCAATGGGATTCTATCAGGTATGTCCGGGCAAACCTGTGTATTCTATCGGTCGTCCTTTATTTGATAAAACAACCATTCACCTGAAAGGCGGGAAGACTTTCACCATCGTAACACATAACAATAGTCGCGAGAACAAATATGTGCAGAAGATGGTCCTGAATGGTAAAGAACTGAATGCGCCCTTTTTTGCACATCAAGATAT
- a CDS encoding endo-beta-N-acetylglucosaminidase family protein, whose protein sequence is MKALKKILYIIPLLSMMATSCTDVENIEIDHIGGYNTLDNAKSEAYYANLREYKATANNYGRPVAFGWFSNWTPSGAMRKGYLSSVPDSMDIISMWSGAPGRFEITEAQKKDKEFVQKVKGIKLLEVSLLSHLGKGRTPNSVYAEVEKKAEEEGWSDDKLATERKYARWDFWGFTSHDLNNTENLEGALANFAKALCDSLVVGDWDGFDIDWEPGSGFNDSDGTLNNRTIAFLVKEMGKYIGPKSDPEGKGHKLLCIDGLIGYFSEEMEEYVDYWITQSYGSSYPHYTSPGNIPEKLIITENFESSAGHGGQLLRQAAYMPDKGYKGGVGAYRFDNDYDNTPDYKWMRQAIQINQRVFDEWKAEQGNKEEKK, encoded by the coding sequence ATGAAAGCATTAAAAAAAATATTATATATCATTCCGTTACTGAGCATGATGGCAACATCTTGTACGGATGTAGAAAATATAGAAATTGATCACATCGGTGGATACAACACCTTGGATAATGCGAAGAGTGAAGCTTATTATGCCAACTTGCGTGAATATAAAGCAACCGCCAATAACTATGGTCGTCCCGTAGCGTTTGGATGGTTTTCTAACTGGACTCCATCGGGAGCGATGCGAAAGGGATATTTGTCTTCTGTACCCGATAGCATGGATATTATATCTATGTGGAGTGGTGCTCCCGGAAGATTCGAGATAACGGAAGCACAAAAGAAGGACAAGGAATTTGTGCAGAAAGTAAAAGGTATAAAATTGCTGGAAGTTAGTTTACTTTCGCATTTAGGAAAGGGAAGAACCCCTAATTCTGTTTATGCGGAAGTGGAAAAGAAGGCTGAGGAGGAAGGATGGTCTGATGATAAACTTGCAACGGAAAGAAAATATGCACGTTGGGATTTCTGGGGATTTACTTCTCATGATTTGAACAATACTGAAAATTTGGAGGGAGCATTGGCTAACTTTGCCAAAGCACTTTGTGACTCATTGGTTGTAGGTGACTGGGATGGCTTTGACATTGACTGGGAACCGGGTAGTGGTTTTAATGATTCTGATGGAACCTTAAACAATCGGACTATTGCTTTTTTGGTTAAAGAAATGGGCAAATACATTGGTCCCAAAAGTGATCCGGAAGGAAAAGGACATAAGCTGTTGTGTATTGACGGTCTTATAGGTTACTTTTCCGAAGAAATGGAGGAGTATGTAGATTACTGGATAACCCAGTCTTACGGAAGTTCATACCCTCACTATACTTCTCCCGGAAATATACCTGAGAAGCTGATTATAACAGAGAATTTTGAGTCTTCTGCCGGACATGGCGGACAGTTGTTGCGGCAAGCAGCCTATATGCCTGACAAGGGATATAAAGGAGGTGTTGGAGCCTATCGCTTCGACAATGATTATGACAATACGCCTGATTATAAGTGGATGCGGCAAGCGATACAAATTAACCAGCGCGTGTTCGATGAATGGAAAGCTGAGCAGGGGAACAAAGAGGAAAAGAAATAA
- a CDS encoding DUF1735 and LamG domain-containing protein, with protein MNKYLLKYIAFCFIVMLLGSCNDSESDLLEPKVYFENKEYVIEVTDAEVMTHDLQARVSSLYSSSVEVSYEVADPSVVEAYNKKYGTEYETFEASNVKLGSGSSVVPDGQVYAELVSLQFSNLKSIEEGKSYLLPVRIKSASLPIIEERDIVYFVVTKPVRIMKVAKVYSNYIKVPLAPGTLFSSITYEALINVDWFGNNNTVMGCEGKLIFRIGDTPLVAANHLQIAGSKEFSVSQGLEEQKWYHVAFSYDQPTGKAAIYINGEKASEATWDTPNFDLTANAGGFFIGKVAGFMWGERPFYGRMSEVRLWNVSRTENQIKQNMITVDPKSEGLAAYYKLNGTDQFQDGDTWKVKDASGHGMDGLVNGGRSALNIIDLDEPVTIK; from the coding sequence ATGAATAAATATTTATTGAAATATATAGCATTTTGCTTTATCGTCATGCTGTTAGGCAGTTGTAATGATAGTGAAAGTGATTTGTTGGAACCTAAGGTTTATTTTGAAAACAAGGAATATGTAATCGAGGTAACTGATGCAGAAGTAATGACTCATGATCTGCAGGCCCGAGTATCTTCTTTATATTCTTCTTCGGTAGAGGTATCTTATGAAGTAGCGGATCCCAGCGTTGTAGAAGCGTATAATAAAAAATACGGTACGGAATATGAAACTTTTGAGGCATCTAATGTGAAGTTGGGTAGTGGCTCTTCTGTAGTGCCTGATGGTCAGGTGTATGCGGAATTGGTTTCTTTGCAGTTTTCTAATCTGAAAAGTATAGAAGAGGGAAAGTCTTATCTTCTACCGGTGCGTATCAAGTCGGCTTCTTTGCCTATTATTGAAGAAAGAGATATCGTTTATTTTGTTGTTACTAAACCGGTGCGTATTATGAAGGTGGCCAAGGTTTATAGTAACTATATCAAGGTTCCTTTGGCACCGGGTACACTATTTAGTTCCATTACGTATGAGGCGTTGATAAATGTGGACTGGTTTGGAAATAACAATACGGTTATGGGATGTGAAGGTAAGTTGATTTTCCGTATCGGTGACACACCTTTGGTAGCTGCAAATCACTTACAGATTGCCGGTAGCAAGGAATTCAGTGTTTCGCAAGGTCTGGAAGAACAGAAATGGTATCATGTAGCATTCTCGTATGACCAACCGACTGGAAAGGCTGCTATTTACATCAATGGTGAGAAGGCTTCGGAGGCTACTTGGGATACGCCTAACTTCGACCTTACGGCCAATGCAGGAGGGTTCTTTATCGGAAAAGTGGCAGGCTTCATGTGGGGCGAGCGCCCATTCTATGGTCGCATGAGTGAAGTCAGACTTTGGAATGTATCCCGTACGGAAAACCAAATAAAACAGAATATGATTACCGTTGATCCGAAATCAGAGGGGCTTGCCGCCTATTATAAACTGAACGGAACAGACCAGTTCCAGGATGGAGATACCTGGAAAGTGAAAGATGCTTCGGGGCATGGTATGGATGGTCTGGTCAATGGAGGACGTTCTGCTCTCAATATTATTGATTTGGATGAACCGGTAACTATAAAATAA
- a CDS encoding SusD/RagB family nutrient-binding outer membrane lipoprotein, with product MKKINKYKLLASICAMSLLVSCDYENINTDRQGMTDEEGIRDGFAVGGSVTSMQKTVFPVGTQADDTDIINLYQTAYHLSGDCWSGFFGQNNDWGGNSHPTYYLLDAMISSTYTSAYTNVLVPWKKLKASAEKNNTPEVFALAQILKISAWHKALESFGPIPYSHAADATMNIPFDSEKDVYTAMFQDLTEAIDVLTLKAEGGVVLMEDFDAVYAGDTRKWVKYANSLMLRLAIRIRFADEGMAKKYALQAVTHSIGVMTNKDEEAQMSVGAGITFRNNINWLSEQYNETRMGSSIFSYLMGYKDPRLSAYFKPVDATSEFGQLADDGKKYQAVPAGHRYGQNDVYKLFSKPKIEDSTPTYWMRASEVYFLRAEAALVWGGEFGSADELYKQGIAMSFQENGISASVDNYMNSDEIPVKHEFGGRYSCSFAAPHAVTAKFEGDQEEKLEKIIIQKWIALFPNGQEAWTEWRRTGYPDLNPVMVNEGSFQGATVEGGVRRMIYPASFKDTEELKAALQLFNNGQGGEDKSSTRLWWDCKR from the coding sequence ATGAAAAAGATAAATAAATATAAACTCTTAGCAAGTATATGCGCCATGTCGCTATTAGTGTCATGTGATTACGAGAATATCAATACAGATCGTCAGGGAATGACTGACGAAGAAGGTATACGAGATGGCTTTGCTGTAGGTGGATCAGTGACAAGTATGCAAAAAACAGTTTTTCCTGTGGGGACACAAGCCGATGATACGGATATTATTAATCTTTATCAGACTGCTTATCATCTTTCAGGAGATTGTTGGAGTGGCTTTTTCGGACAAAATAATGATTGGGGAGGCAATTCGCACCCGACTTATTATTTGTTGGATGCTATGATTTCGTCTACCTATACAAGTGCGTACACGAATGTGCTTGTTCCTTGGAAAAAATTGAAAGCTTCTGCTGAAAAGAACAATACTCCTGAAGTTTTTGCATTGGCGCAAATACTGAAAATTTCAGCATGGCACAAAGCGCTGGAGTCGTTCGGACCAATACCTTATTCTCATGCGGCGGATGCAACAATGAATATTCCTTTTGATTCAGAGAAGGATGTGTATACAGCCATGTTTCAGGATTTGACTGAAGCCATTGATGTATTGACGTTAAAAGCTGAAGGTGGGGTCGTTCTGATGGAAGATTTCGATGCCGTTTATGCAGGTGATACAAGGAAATGGGTGAAGTATGCCAATTCATTGATGCTTCGTTTGGCTATACGTATTCGTTTTGCCGATGAGGGAATGGCTAAAAAATATGCACTTCAGGCAGTTACACACTCTATTGGTGTAATGACTAATAAGGATGAAGAAGCGCAAATGAGTGTGGGGGCAGGCATTACTTTCCGCAACAACATTAACTGGTTGTCTGAACAGTATAATGAAACACGTATGGGATCGTCTATATTTTCTTATTTGATGGGCTATAAAGATCCTCGTTTAAGTGCTTATTTCAAGCCGGTAGATGCAACTAGCGAGTTTGGACAATTAGCTGACGATGGTAAAAAATATCAAGCTGTACCAGCCGGACATCGTTATGGTCAGAATGATGTTTATAAGTTATTCTCTAAACCTAAAATAGAAGATAGTACTCCTACTTACTGGATGCGTGCTTCTGAAGTTTATTTCTTACGTGCTGAAGCTGCTTTGGTATGGGGAGGCGAGTTTGGAAGTGCCGATGAACTCTATAAACAAGGTATTGCAATGTCATTTCAGGAAAATGGTATTTCCGCTTCTGTTGATAACTATATGAACTCTGATGAGATCCCCGTAAAACATGAATTTGGAGGGCGTTACTCTTGCAGTTTTGCTGCACCTCATGCTGTTACTGCTAAGTTTGAGGGTGATCAGGAAGAGAAACTGGAGAAAATTATCATTCAGAAATGGATTGCACTCTTTCCGAATGGTCAGGAGGCTTGGACAGAATGGAGAAGAACCGGTTATCCGGATTTGAATCCTGTAATGGTGAACGAAGGTTCATTCCAAGGGGCTACTGTCGAAGGAGGCGTTCGTCGTATGATTTATCCCGCAAGTTTCAAAGATACAGAAGAGTTAAAAGCAGCTTTGCAGTTGTTTAATAATGGTCAGGGCGGTGAGGATAAGTCTTCTACCCGTTTATGGTGGGATTGTAAGCGATAA